A single region of the Vicia villosa cultivar HV-30 ecotype Madison, WI linkage group LG4, Vvil1.0, whole genome shotgun sequence genome encodes:
- the LOC131596786 gene encoding uncharacterized protein LOC131596786, producing MNHSNNESFSEETNKTLSKIKHNRGLSHNIVLCTYHDNTSPGYEWLLTAWVAEERRMKSGRVYKYFYDPEGNLYKTKSEVKAAWEKDGLVLID from the exons ATGAATCATTCAAACAACGAAAGTTTTTCTGAAGAAACTAACAAGACGTTGTCAAAAATCAAACATAATAGAGGATTGTCTCATAATATTGTCTTGTGTACTTACCATGATAATACTTCACCTGGTTATGAATGGTTACTCACAGCATGGGTTGCAGAAGAACGTAGAATGAAGTCTGGCAGGGTTTATAAG TACTTCTATGATCCAGAAGGAAATCTTTATAAAACCAAAAGTGAGGTTAAAGCAGCATGGGAGAAAGATGGGTTGGTGCTCATCGACTAA